A window from Gasterosteus aculeatus chromosome 14, fGasAcu3.hap1.1, whole genome shotgun sequence encodes these proteins:
- the kcmf1 gene encoding E3 ubiquitin-protein ligase KCMF1 isoform X1, producing MPAFSIAGTRRLVPLQITCPCVSCDACLKGNFRGRRFKCLICYDYDLCASCYESGATTTRHTTEHPMQCILTRVDYDLYYGGDTFSVEQPQSFTCPYCGKMGYTETSLQEHVTSEHAETSTEVICPICAALPGGDPNHVTDDFTAHLTLEHRAPRDLDESSSVRHVRRMFHPGRGLGGPRARRTNMHFTSGSTGGLSSSSLQSSTYTPSNREAMDPIAELLSQLSGVRRAAGGQINSSGPSASQLQQLQMQLQLERQQAQAARQQVETGRHATRRSNNQGSAGNSIPPPNTAPGNSAAAGESNPSSSSHSSQFLLARLNEPKMSEAERQFLEGERADRSLFVQELLLSTLMREESSSSDEDERRDFADFGAMGCVEIMPLDVALENLQLRERSFTGKEPPPPPL from the exons ATGCCGGCGTTCTCCATTGCTGGCACTCGTAGGTTGGTGCCACTCCAAATCACATGCCCCT gcGTGAGCTGTGATGCGTGTTTAAAAGGGAACTTCAGAGGGAGGCGGTTCAAGTGTTTAATTTGCTACGACTACGACCTGTGCGCGTCGTGCTACGAGAGCGGCGCCACGACAACGAGGCACACCACAGAGCACCCCATGCAGTGTATATTAACCAGGGTAGACTATG acttGTATTACGGAGGAGACACTTTTTCAGTAGAGCAACCCCAGTCATTCACATGTCCTTACTGTGGCAAGATGGGCTACACAGAGACGTCCCTACAGGAGCACGTCACCTCAGAACACGCAGAGACCTCCACCGAGGTG ATCTGTCCAATATGTGCTGCCTTGCCAGGAGGGGACCCCAACCACGTCACAGATGACTTCACAGCTCACCTCACACTTGAACACCGAGCGCCAAGAGATTTA GACGAGTCCAGCAGTGTTCGACATGTACGCAGGATGTTCCACCCCGGGCGAGGACTGGGCGGTCCCAGGGCGCGGCGGACAAATATGCACTTTACTAGCGGCTCCACGGGggggctctcctcctcctcattgcagAGCTCCACCTATACCCCCAGTAACAGGGAGGCAATGGACCCAATCGCAG AGTTGTTGTCTCAGCTGTCTGGCGTGCGTCGCGCGGCGGGCGGCCAGATCAACTCGTCGGGGCCTTCGGCCtcccagctccagcagctccagatgcagctgcagctggagcgGCAGCAGGCCCAGGCGGCGCGGCAGCAGGTGGAGACGGGCCGCCACGCGACACGGCGCAGCAACAACCAGGGCAGCGCCGGCaactccatccctccccccaaCACGGCGCCCGGCAACAGCGCCGCCGCGGGTGAAAGCAACCCGTCGTCCTCGTCCCACAGCTCCCAGTTCCTATTAGCACG GTTGAATGAACCCAAGATGTCGGAAGCGGAGCGGCAGTTTCTAGAAGGCGAGCGCGCCGACCGCAGCCTGTTTGTCCAGGAGCTGCTGCTCTCCACGCTGATGCGCGAGGAGAGCTCCTCCTCCGACGAGGACGAGCGGCGGGACTTCGCCGACTTCGGGGCCATGGGCTGCGTGGAGATCATGCCTTTAGACGTGGCGCTGGAGAACCTCCAGCTCAGAGAGCGCAGCTTTACGGGGAAGgagcctccgccgccgcctcttTGA
- the kcmf1 gene encoding E3 ubiquitin-protein ligase KCMF1 isoform X2 codes for MSRHEGVSCDACLKGNFRGRRFKCLICYDYDLCASCYESGATTTRHTTEHPMQCILTRVDYDLYYGGDTFSVEQPQSFTCPYCGKMGYTETSLQEHVTSEHAETSTEVICPICAALPGGDPNHVTDDFTAHLTLEHRAPRDLDESSSVRHVRRMFHPGRGLGGPRARRTNMHFTSGSTGGLSSSSLQSSTYTPSNREAMDPIAELLSQLSGVRRAAGGQINSSGPSASQLQQLQMQLQLERQQAQAARQQVETGRHATRRSNNQGSAGNSIPPPNTAPGNSAAAGESNPSSSSHSSQFLLARLNEPKMSEAERQFLEGERADRSLFVQELLLSTLMREESSSSDEDERRDFADFGAMGCVEIMPLDVALENLQLRERSFTGKEPPPPPL; via the exons ATGTCCCGACATGAGG gcGTGAGCTGTGATGCGTGTTTAAAAGGGAACTTCAGAGGGAGGCGGTTCAAGTGTTTAATTTGCTACGACTACGACCTGTGCGCGTCGTGCTACGAGAGCGGCGCCACGACAACGAGGCACACCACAGAGCACCCCATGCAGTGTATATTAACCAGGGTAGACTATG acttGTATTACGGAGGAGACACTTTTTCAGTAGAGCAACCCCAGTCATTCACATGTCCTTACTGTGGCAAGATGGGCTACACAGAGACGTCCCTACAGGAGCACGTCACCTCAGAACACGCAGAGACCTCCACCGAGGTG ATCTGTCCAATATGTGCTGCCTTGCCAGGAGGGGACCCCAACCACGTCACAGATGACTTCACAGCTCACCTCACACTTGAACACCGAGCGCCAAGAGATTTA GACGAGTCCAGCAGTGTTCGACATGTACGCAGGATGTTCCACCCCGGGCGAGGACTGGGCGGTCCCAGGGCGCGGCGGACAAATATGCACTTTACTAGCGGCTCCACGGGggggctctcctcctcctcattgcagAGCTCCACCTATACCCCCAGTAACAGGGAGGCAATGGACCCAATCGCAG AGTTGTTGTCTCAGCTGTCTGGCGTGCGTCGCGCGGCGGGCGGCCAGATCAACTCGTCGGGGCCTTCGGCCtcccagctccagcagctccagatgcagctgcagctggagcgGCAGCAGGCCCAGGCGGCGCGGCAGCAGGTGGAGACGGGCCGCCACGCGACACGGCGCAGCAACAACCAGGGCAGCGCCGGCaactccatccctccccccaaCACGGCGCCCGGCAACAGCGCCGCCGCGGGTGAAAGCAACCCGTCGTCCTCGTCCCACAGCTCCCAGTTCCTATTAGCACG GTTGAATGAACCCAAGATGTCGGAAGCGGAGCGGCAGTTTCTAGAAGGCGAGCGCGCCGACCGCAGCCTGTTTGTCCAGGAGCTGCTGCTCTCCACGCTGATGCGCGAGGAGAGCTCCTCCTCCGACGAGGACGAGCGGCGGGACTTCGCCGACTTCGGGGCCATGGGCTGCGTGGAGATCATGCCTTTAGACGTGGCGCTGGAGAACCTCCAGCTCAGAGAGCGCAGCTTTACGGGGAAGgagcctccgccgccgcctcttTGA
- the itga1 gene encoding integrin alpha-1, producing the protein MPGISDFTLATVVVLLPCVLSFNVDQKNGMSFKGPLEDMFGYTVQQFENNEGKWVLIGSPLSGQPAKRTGDVYKCPVGRGNNTCVKLELPKNTTVPNLHEVKENMTMGTTLVTNPNGGFLACGPQYGYMCGQQQYISGVCANVSESFQILNSVAPAVQECAKELDIVIVLDGSNSIYPWSSIIDFLRRFIENIQIGPKLSQVGIVSYGLNVTHRVNLSQFDNTRDLLNFVEELPQQTGYKTMTFLGIDTARKEAFLPERGARPGVKKVMVIVTDGESHDSHNLKKVIKECEEDDIERFGIAVLGDYNRQNKGSEEVQKFIKEIASISSEPLHDHFFNVSDEVALLTIVDALGSKIFALEATTGNFTSSFEMEMSQAGFSAHTSKDGLLLGAVGAYDWNGTVIMHTAGGTIVPGKTAFYDPETEAGYEGLSGYLGYNVQSASTQDGVLYISGAPRYNHTGRVVVYRLDAENHVVVSQILKGQQIGSYFGSVLQTVDVDGDSSTDLLLVGAPMYMGTERDEQGQVYVYELDQGGQFHHTFTLKPVNQSCCTAHSASCTNKNEPCGARFGTAIAAVSDLNLDGFNDVAIGAPFENDHRGAVYIYHGDKKSLKEKFVQHIPAGGDGEKMKFFGQSIHGVMDLNGDGITDVTIGGLGGASLFWSRDVAALRANMTFDPVKINLQKTQCVHAGRASVCVQMTVCFDYSIKSNNQDEKPAAVIRYNLTLDALRAKARASFKAPDDKSDRRITGSLSITDKERKCVQETFVMSPRLDFREPLMVSLEFGLADEDKGPVLDENLPRSINETIPLVDCGIDERCIADLSLKAEPSVKRMLIRGNKDEIVVKVNIRNSKDNAYNTKVTLSFTPHINYAKVEPETLCTLNNTKVECAVGYPFLGSNVEEHFQVRFDVNPNHIQEVIQINVTATSDSEELTSTQHDNAVQISIPVKYEAGLIFSVRPADEHIVVKEGEQYATEINDTGAIGEEVNISYTVEKSADRASPPVRLTVTYPRLSPRQNNLLYLTHVTASPHVKCDAARWINPLNINPKVISPNPKKETLSVFLLSCENLQCASFSCSIPEAASSQVNVTFRLWKPTFIQGEFSNLHMLVNATLGIEGTSLFELTSDSKSRTMKIQVSKETLGGIPIWIIIISILIGLLILALVIFALWKMGFFKRKTRDFSKEDMMD; encoded by the exons TGCTGCTGCCGTGTGTGCTGTCCTTCAACGTGGACCAGAAAAATGGAATGTCCTTCAAAGGCCCCCTGGAGGACATGTTTGGCTACACTGTCCAGCAGTTTGAGAACAACGAGGGGAAATG ggtcCTGATTGGATCGCCGCTGTCGGGCCAGCCGGCCAAACGGACAGGAGACGTCTACAAGTGTCCCGTGGGACGGGGGAACAACACCTGTGTCAAACTGGAGCTGCCTA AAAACACAACGGTTCCCAACTTACACGAAGTCAAGGAGAACATGACCATGGGAACCACGCTGGTGACCAATCCCAACGGAGGATTTCTG GCCTGCGGTCCTCAGTACGGCTACATGTGCGGGCAGCAGCAGTACATCTCAGGGGTTTGTGCGAATGTCAGCGAATCCTTCCAGATCCTCAACTCCGTGGCACCGGCCGTGCAAG AGTGTGCGAAAGAACTGGACATTGTGATCGTTCTGGATGGATCCAACAGCATCTACCCGTGGAGCAGCATCATCGACTTTCTGCGGCGTTTCATCGAGAACATTCAGATCGGACCTAAACTCTCACAG gtGGGGATTGTGTCCTATGGCTTGAATGTGACTCACCGGGTCAACCTGAGCCAGTTCGACAACACCCGAGATCTGCTGAACTTTGTAGAAGAACTTCCTCAGCAGACCGGCTACAAGACCATGACATTCCTGGGCATCGATACTGCCAG GAAAGAGGCCTTCCTGCCGGAGCGCGGTGCTCGTCCCGGGGTGAAGAAAGTCATGGTGATTGTGACTGACGGGGAGTCACATGACAGTCACAATCTGAAGAAGGTCATCAAAGAGTGTGAGGAAGATGACATCGAGAGGTTTGGCATTGCT GTTTTAGGAGACTACAATCGTCAGAATAAAGGCTCAGAAGAAGTGCAGAAGTTTATTAAGGAGATCGCATCCATCTCCAGTGAGCCGTTGCACGACCACTTCTTCAACGTGTCGGACGAGGTGGCGCTGTTGACCATCGTGGATGCTTTGGGAAGCAAGATTTTTGCTTTGGAAG CGACAACTGGCAATTTCACCTCTTCCTTTGAGATGGAGATGTCCCAAGCTGGCTTCAGTGCACACACTTCCAAA GACGGCCTGTTACTGGGAGCAGTGGGAGCCTATGACTGGAACGGGACAGTGATCATGCACACTGCTGGAGGAACCATTGTTCCGGGGAAGACCGCGTTCTACGACCCGGAGACTGAGGCCGGGTACGAAGGCCTCTCTGGGTACCTCG GCTACAATGTCCAGTCAGCATCCACGCAGGACGGAGTGCTGTACATCTCCGGTGCGCCGCGGTACAACCACACGGGCCGGGTGGTCGTCTACCGCCTGGATGCAGAGAACCACGTCGTCGTCTCACAGATACTGAAAGGACAACAG ATCGGTTCCTACTTTGGCAGCGTCCTGCAGACTGTCGACGTGGATGGAGATTCCTCCACGGATCTCCTCTTGGTCGGAGCTCCGATGTATATGGGCACGGAAAGAGACGAGCAGGGACAAGTCTACGTCTACGAGCTCGACCAG GGCGGCCAGTTTCACCACACTTTCACTTTGAAGCCTGTCAATCAGTCCTGTTGCACTGCCCACTCAGCCAGCTGCACCAATAAGAATGAACCGTGCGGCGCCCGCTTCGGTACGGCCATCGCCGCAGTGTCAGACCTCAACCTCGACGGGTTCAACGACGTGGCCATCGGCGCGCCCTTTGAGAACGACCACCGAGGGGCCGTCTACATCTACCATGGAGATAAGAAGTCCCTGAAAGAGAAGTTTGTGCAG CATATCCCTGCAGGTGGGGACGGTGAAAAGATGAAATTCTTTGGCCAGTCCATACATGGAGTCATGGATCTAAATGGAGATGGAATTACCGATGTCACCATAGGAGGTCTGGGAGGGGCTTCGCTATTCTG GTCCAGAGACGTTGCGGCGCTCCGCGCCAACATGACTTTCGACCCCGTCAAGATCAACCTGCAGAAGACTCAGTGTGTGCACGCTGGACgcgcgtcagtgtgtgtgcaaatgacGGTGTGTTTTGACTACAGCATCAAGTCTAACAACCAGGACGAAAAGCCTGCCGCCG TGATCCGCTACAATCTCACTCTGGATGCCCTGCGTGCCAAAGCCAGGGCTTCATTTAAGGCCCCAGACGATAAAAGCGATCGCAGGATCACCGGGAGCCTCAGCATCACAGACAAAGAGAGGAAGTGTGTGCAAGAAACCTTCGTGATGTCG ccgcGGCTGGACTTCAGGGAACCTCTCATGGTGTCTTTGGAGTTCGGACTGGCCGATGAAGATAAAGGCCCCGTCCTGGATGAAAACCTTCCCAGATCCATCAATGAGACG ATTCCTCTGGTGGACTGTGGAATCGACGAGAGGTGCATTGCTGACCTCTCTCTCAAAGCAGAACCCAGTGTCAAAAG GATGCTGATCAGAGGCAACAAAGACGAAATCGTGGTGAAGGTGAACATTAGAAACAGCAAAGACAATGCGTACAACACCAAAGTCACCCTCAGCTTCACGCCACACATCAACTATGCCAAAGTGGAG CCGGAGACGTTATGCACTCTGAACAACACAAAAGTGGAGTGTGCTGTTGGATACCCCTTCCTGGGAAGTAATGTAGAG GAACATTTCCAAGTGAGATTTGATGTAAATCCCAATCACATCCAGGAGGTTATTCAGATCAATGTGACGGCTACAAG TGACAGCGAAGAGCTGACTTCCACGCAGCACGACAACGCGGTGCAGATCTCCATCCCTGTGAAGTACGAGGCCGGACTCATATTCTCAGT GCGGCCCGCGGACGAACACATCGTAGTGAAAGAGGGCGAGCAGTATGCGACTGAAATCAACGACACCGGCGCGATCGGAGAGGAGGTCAACATCAGCTACACG gTGGAGAAGTCAGCCGATCGGGCGTCTCCACCCGTCCGGCTCACTGTGACGTACCCTCGCCTGTCGCCCCGGCAGAACAACTTGCTGTACCTGACGCACGTCACCGCCAGCCCGCAC GTGAAATGTGACGCCGCACGTTGGATCAACCCCCTCAATATCAACCCCAAGGTTATCAGTCCAAATCCAAAGAAAGAGACTCTGAGTGTCTTCCTGCTG AGCTGTGAGAACCTCCAGTGCGCGTCGTTCAGCTGCTCCATCCCCGAGGCGGCCAGCAGCCAGGTCAACGTCACGTTCCGCTTGTGGAAACCCACGTTCATCCAG GGCGAGTTCTCCAACCTGCACATGCTGGTGAACGCCACGCTGGGGATCGAAGGCACCAGCCTGTTTGAACTGACCAGCGACAGTAAGAGCCGGACA ATGAAGATCCAGGTTTCGAAGGAGACCTTAGGAGGAATCCCCATttggatcatcatcatcagcatcctCATAGGACTGCTGATCTTGGCGCTGGTCATCTTCGCTCTCTGGAAG ATGGGCTTCTTCAAGAGAAAAACCAGGGACTTCTCAAAGGAGGACATGATGGACTGA